One Danio aesculapii chromosome 13, fDanAes4.1, whole genome shotgun sequence DNA window includes the following coding sequences:
- the c13h2orf50 gene encoding uncharacterized protein C2orf50 homolog, with the protein MDRKGNVRRATSAGYRLPDRPNGPLASQSSVSVFRHSAGRARNGEPPAQNEDTRDPVKQDQVWREFVRAERSGVKEWEKNWSFLMNFDQLGHPRTETPLPNSVSLYSDRLPNTSNQMFGSSVYTELGNEMVRLDNLLILTSNHRKAKRNPEMQPC; encoded by the exons ATGGATAGAAAAGGAAACGTGCGCCGTGCCACTTCGGCTGGCTACCGGTTACCGGACCGACCCAACGGTCCTCTCGCCTCTCAGTCCTCGGTCTCAGTGTTCAGGCATTCCGCGGGCAGAGCACGAAATGGTGAGCCACCGGCGCAAAACGAGGACACTCGAGATCCCGTAAAGCAGGACCAGGTTTGGAGAGAGTTTGTACGCGCGGAGCGATCCGGCGTGAAAGAATG GGAGAAGAACTGGAGTTTCCTGATGAACTTTGACCAGCTG GGTCATCCACGTACAGAAACTCCTCTCCCCAACTCAGTGTCTTTATATTCAGACCGACTCCCAAACACAAGTAACCAAATGTTCGGCAGCAGCGTGTACACTGAGTTAGGCAATGAAATGGTGCGGCTGGACAATCTGCTAATTCTGACATCCAACCACCGCAAGGCCAAAAGAAATCCAGAGATGCAACCCTGCTGA